A section of the Rubritalea squalenifaciens DSM 18772 genome encodes:
- the rpsP gene encoding 30S ribosomal protein S16, whose translation MVALRLNRQGTKDRPYYKIVAVDSRARRDGRYIEQIGNYNPMIEGVNYNLDLDKAEKWIKNGAQPSDTVSSIIKKARKAALEA comes from the coding sequence ATGGTAGCACTTCGACTCAACCGCCAAGGTACAAAAGACCGCCCTTACTACAAAATCGTAGCTGTGGACAGCCGCGCACGCCGTGACGGCCGCTACATCGAGCAGATTGGTAACTACAATCCAATGATTGAGGGTGTTAACTACAACCTCGACCTCGACAAGGCTGAGAAGTGGATCAAAAACGGTGCTCAGCCATCTGACACAGTTTCAAGCATCATCAAGAAGGCCCGCAAGGCTGCTCTTGAAGCTTAA
- a CDS encoding zinc metallopeptidase — protein sequence MKKLLLLSGHADDVVQYSTKYWSAASNLNEKQFVLDEKIRTNRDVNSLAHAAIQFGLYSLQREHSATIQWRVKVVKSGYLLPTFVILIALFTSLVGKLPVKIALAAVAASFGFITVMLWLSMPVEREAGKYAAELIEEHRLFARIREEEAVVRAIHATVWTSLIPGVLRKLIVGSPAIKSPDS from the coding sequence ATGAAGAAACTATTGCTGTTATCAGGTCATGCGGATGACGTGGTTCAATACAGCACGAAATACTGGAGCGCTGCTTCTAATCTGAATGAAAAACAATTTGTGCTGGATGAAAAAATCCGCACGAATAGGGACGTTAACTCACTCGCGCATGCGGCTATCCAGTTTGGTCTTTATAGCTTGCAAAGAGAACACTCGGCAACCATCCAATGGCGCGTGAAAGTAGTTAAATCTGGCTACCTCCTACCTACCTTTGTCATCCTGATCGCGCTCTTCACGAGCCTTGTGGGCAAGTTGCCGGTTAAGATTGCCTTGGCGGCGGTGGCTGCGAGTTTCGGCTTCATCACTGTCATGCTTTGGCTCAGCATGCCCGTCGAGCGAGAGGCAGGTAAGTATGCCGCTGAACTCATAGAGGAACACAGGCTGTTCGCACGTATCCGAGAGGAAGAAGCGGTGGTTAGAGCCATTCATGCAACTGTATGGACGTCTTTAATTCCAGGCGTGCTGCGCAAATTAATTGTAGGCTCACCAGCAATAAAAAGCCCGGACTCATAG
- a CDS encoding gamma-glutamylcyclotransferase family protein, which translates to MFEVFVYGSLRQGASNSFRMAGAELLGPGVVSGRLYRVDWYPGIKLSNDRDDASEVIGEVYRIGDSMMAALDEYEGGEYQKKSVQVRKCENCDQAIVWEYLPATEELELIESGDWMDAESP; encoded by the coding sequence ATGTTTGAGGTGTTTGTCTATGGCTCGCTAAGGCAGGGGGCGTCCAATAGCTTTCGCATGGCTGGTGCAGAGCTTCTTGGCCCTGGAGTCGTGAGCGGTAGACTATATCGTGTCGATTGGTATCCGGGTATCAAGCTCTCCAATGATAGAGATGACGCCAGTGAGGTGATCGGGGAGGTATACAGAATTGGAGACTCGATGATGGCGGCCCTAGATGAATACGAGGGTGGTGAATACCAAAAGAAAAGTGTGCAGGTGCGTAAATGCGAGAACTGCGACCAGGCTATTGTCTGGGAGTATTTGCCGGCAACGGAAGAGCTCGAGCTTATTGAGAGCGGAGATTGGATGGATGCGGAGTCACCTTGA
- a CDS encoding NYN domain-containing protein — protein MSRTGTALCDAGFFLVFMQSILIVDGHSAIFATEYLLQLHRDNPGMARTELHRELTRFQDTSSYAVVLVFDGKGHDRDQPLRGEEDIMVIYSKTGETADTVIERLAARFADKYQLVVASNDRMVLDCVSAFGATPSSIRSMWAMIDHY, from the coding sequence TTGTCTAGAACCGGCACCGCGCTTTGCGATGCCGGTTTTTTCTTAGTTTTTATGCAGTCGATCCTAATTGTAGATGGTCACAGCGCTATCTTTGCCACAGAATATTTACTCCAGCTACATAGGGATAATCCAGGCATGGCTCGCACTGAGCTGCACAGGGAGTTAACCCGTTTTCAGGACACTTCTTCCTATGCTGTGGTACTTGTTTTCGACGGCAAAGGCCATGACAGGGATCAACCACTTCGCGGCGAGGAGGACATCATGGTCATCTACAGCAAAACAGGGGAAACTGCTGACACCGTCATCGAGAGGCTTGCGGCACGGTTTGCCGACAAATACCAATTAGTGGTGGCATCTAATGACCGCATGGTTTTAGATTGCGTATCAGCTTTTGGTGCAACACCGAGCAGCATCCGGAGCATGTGGGCAATGATTGATCACTACTAA
- the pheA gene encoding prephenate dehydratase, translating into MPLDDIRKKIDSIDTQLLDLLSQRAECVHIVGEIKKQEGLQIYAPEREESLLRKLVEKNQGRLPEKSIRAIYREIMSAALALEDDLKIAYLGPEGTWTHQAAIKKFGHSVEYLPQANFAEVFDQVARRKASYGVVPIENSTEGAVSHTLDLFVDSPLRICAQILLRIENGLMASIPREEIKTLYSHPQVFGQCRNWILQNFPKADLVEVSSTTKAAKLAKENAHQGAAALGGPLAAEMYDLHMMEECIQDRATNTTRFLVIGEKTCPPTGNDRTSILFSMKDQPGSLVKALTSFESCAINMSKIESRPSKQRDWEYIFYVDLAGHCEDENVAAALDELSRHCSLVKLLGSYPDVTDI; encoded by the coding sequence GTGCCTTTAGACGACATACGTAAGAAAATTGATTCCATCGACACCCAGCTTCTGGACCTATTATCCCAGAGGGCTGAGTGCGTACATATCGTTGGAGAAATCAAGAAGCAAGAGGGCCTTCAGATCTACGCCCCCGAACGTGAGGAAAGCCTGCTCAGAAAGCTTGTTGAGAAAAACCAAGGAAGACTTCCTGAAAAGTCTATTAGGGCCATTTATAGAGAAATTATGTCCGCAGCACTTGCGCTGGAGGATGATCTCAAAATCGCCTACCTGGGTCCTGAAGGAACCTGGACTCATCAGGCTGCCATCAAGAAATTTGGCCACTCAGTGGAGTACTTGCCCCAAGCTAACTTTGCCGAAGTATTTGATCAAGTGGCCCGCAGAAAAGCGAGTTACGGTGTCGTACCAATTGAGAACTCTACCGAAGGCGCTGTGTCTCACACCCTTGATTTGTTCGTAGACTCCCCTCTCCGCATTTGTGCTCAAATCCTGCTTCGAATCGAGAACGGGTTAATGGCCAGCATCCCGCGTGAGGAAATTAAGACCCTCTATTCGCACCCACAGGTGTTCGGACAGTGTCGCAACTGGATTCTCCAGAATTTCCCTAAGGCGGATCTCGTGGAGGTTTCCTCCACAACTAAAGCCGCCAAACTAGCCAAAGAAAATGCGCACCAAGGTGCTGCCGCACTCGGAGGCCCATTGGCAGCTGAAATGTACGACCTGCATATGATGGAAGAGTGTATACAGGACAGAGCTACAAACACGACACGCTTCCTCGTCATTGGTGAGAAAACGTGCCCGCCTACCGGCAATGACAGAACTTCCATCTTGTTCAGCATGAAGGATCAGCCCGGATCCTTGGTGAAGGCCTTGACCTCATTCGAATCCTGCGCGATCAACATGTCCAAGATCGAGTCACGCCCTTCAAAGCAGAGGGACTGGGAGTACATTTTCTACGTAGACTTGGCTGGACACTGTGAAGACGAGAATGTAGCAGCGGCGCTCGATGAGCTTTCTCGTCACTGCTCACTCGTCAAGCTCCTAGGGAGCTACCCAGACGTAACAGACATCTAA
- the obgE gene encoding GTPase ObgE, protein MFVDHIRVYCKAGDGGNGVVHFRREKYLPKGGPDGGDGGDGGDIIIECSNHTDNLKAFFYDPKLVAKGGGHGAGQRKHGKNGKTVIAKVPPGTVIYRSPAIDLQEAVAMERDEGIDLDPVVDLTEHGQTYVLCKGGKGGKGNWHYKSSTNRAPEEHTLGTEGDLGVFYFELRRIADAGMVGFPNAGKSTLVSKLSAAKPKIASYPFTTLKPMVGVVEFPGFKRCTVADIPGLIEGAHQNRGLGHEFLRHITRCHLLLFVIDMAGVDGRDPIEDLQTLRAEISMYDEDLAKFDWIVIANKMDLEGADENLKNFKQRFPKVKIIPISADQEEGLDDVRSFLCETVAYQPNK, encoded by the coding sequence ATGTTTGTCGATCACATCCGAGTATATTGCAAGGCAGGAGATGGTGGTAATGGAGTCGTCCATTTCCGCAGGGAAAAATATCTGCCCAAGGGTGGTCCAGATGGGGGTGATGGCGGTGATGGCGGTGATATCATCATTGAGTGCTCCAACCACACAGATAACCTGAAAGCTTTCTTCTACGATCCTAAGTTGGTCGCCAAAGGTGGTGGTCATGGCGCTGGCCAGCGCAAGCACGGCAAGAATGGCAAGACAGTTATCGCCAAGGTCCCGCCGGGCACCGTGATTTATCGCAGTCCCGCAATAGACCTTCAGGAGGCTGTCGCCATGGAACGAGATGAAGGCATCGATCTTGATCCTGTTGTTGATTTGACCGAGCATGGCCAGACATATGTCCTCTGTAAAGGGGGCAAGGGAGGAAAAGGGAACTGGCACTACAAGTCGTCCACCAATCGCGCGCCCGAAGAGCATACTCTGGGAACCGAGGGAGATCTGGGGGTCTTCTATTTTGAGTTGAGAAGAATTGCTGACGCCGGCATGGTGGGATTCCCGAATGCAGGCAAGTCTACATTGGTAAGCAAGCTCTCAGCAGCTAAGCCGAAGATCGCCTCATATCCATTCACCACCTTAAAGCCTATGGTGGGTGTGGTTGAATTTCCTGGATTCAAGCGATGCACAGTAGCTGATATCCCTGGGCTTATTGAAGGCGCTCACCAGAACCGTGGCCTGGGTCATGAATTCCTCAGGCACATCACACGCTGCCACTTATTGCTTTTCGTAATCGACATGGCAGGAGTTGACGGTCGAGATCCTATTGAAGACCTGCAAACCCTGCGTGCAGAAATAAGTATGTACGATGAAGATCTGGCTAAATTTGACTGGATCGTGATCGCCAACAAAATGGACTTGGAGGGGGCTGATGAAAACCTTAAGAACTTCAAACAGCGATTCCCGAAGGTGAAAATCATCCCGATTTCAGCTGACCAAGAAGAGGGGCTTGATGATGTTCGCAGCTTCCTCTGTGAAACGGTAGCGTACCAACCGAATAAGTAG
- a CDS encoding amidophosphoribosyltransferase, with the protein MSDFLKHECGIALIRLRKPISYYIEKYGTPLWGLNKLFLLMEKQHNRGQDGIGIGCCKLGMPLGQPYIFRRRDARKDSLATVFNKEIKTFNKLARKQMLDPSSAGSVKNVFDFGGEVLMGHLRYGTSGRFDEGSCHPYLRRSNWPTRTLLVQGNFNMTNAGALNQKLIERGQHPVFGTDTQTVLEELGFHLDEAHTDLYRELRDKGVDGQEIPAMISENLDLLQIISESAKSWDGGYAICGAVGNGDTFVMRDPRGIRPCHYYIDDEVIAFASERVPLMTVFEANKEQVKEMEPGNVTIIGHNGEIRTERFHPEVQKAPCSFERIYFSRGNDPSIYRERKAMGAALVDQVVDAMNNDFDKAVFSFIPNTAETAYYGLMDGLRMYRRQQVRAELVEAIENGTLDVEMLDKVILRNWPKSEKVAHKDIKMRTFISQEKGRAQLVSHVYDITYDLVKPVDTLVMLDDSIVRGTTLKQSILKILSRTNPKKIVVCSTAPQIRYPDCYGIDMSELGKFIAFQAAVALHEREGNNELLKEIYEACKEELRKPAEERVNQVKRVYECFTDDQISAEVSRMVYPEDVDWDGEVQIIFQTIDNLHASIKGPCGDWYFTGDFPTPGGMATVNAAYINWFEGKSGRSYDLPLV; encoded by the coding sequence ATGAGCGACTTTTTAAAGCATGAGTGCGGCATCGCCTTGATCCGCCTTAGAAAGCCTATTTCCTATTATATTGAAAAATACGGCACTCCGCTGTGGGGCTTGAACAAGCTCTTCCTTCTCATGGAGAAGCAGCACAATCGTGGTCAAGATGGTATTGGCATCGGTTGCTGTAAGCTGGGTATGCCACTCGGGCAGCCATACATCTTTCGCCGCCGCGATGCCCGCAAGGACTCCTTGGCTACAGTCTTCAATAAAGAGATCAAAACGTTCAACAAGCTTGCCCGCAAGCAGATGCTCGATCCCAGCTCCGCTGGCAGCGTTAAAAACGTATTCGATTTCGGTGGTGAAGTATTGATGGGGCACCTGCGCTATGGAACCTCAGGTCGCTTTGATGAGGGCTCCTGTCACCCATACCTGCGTCGCAGTAACTGGCCAACAAGAACTCTTCTGGTTCAAGGTAACTTCAATATGACCAATGCAGGAGCATTGAATCAGAAGTTGATCGAAAGGGGGCAGCACCCGGTTTTTGGTACAGATACGCAAACTGTACTTGAGGAATTGGGCTTCCACCTGGATGAGGCACACACGGATCTTTATCGTGAACTGCGTGACAAGGGAGTGGACGGCCAAGAGATTCCCGCCATGATCTCTGAGAATCTTGACTTGCTGCAGATAATCAGTGAATCAGCTAAATCTTGGGATGGAGGTTATGCGATCTGCGGCGCCGTAGGTAACGGGGACACGTTTGTCATGCGTGATCCTCGCGGCATTCGTCCATGCCATTATTATATTGATGATGAAGTGATAGCATTCGCTTCAGAACGTGTACCTCTCATGACTGTCTTTGAGGCCAACAAGGAGCAGGTCAAAGAGATGGAGCCCGGTAATGTGACCATTATAGGCCATAACGGCGAGATTCGCACTGAGCGCTTCCATCCAGAGGTTCAAAAGGCCCCGTGCTCCTTTGAGCGCATCTATTTCTCACGAGGTAACGACCCTTCTATCTATCGTGAACGTAAGGCTATGGGGGCGGCTCTTGTGGATCAGGTGGTTGATGCCATGAATAATGACTTCGACAAGGCTGTATTCTCATTCATTCCAAACACGGCGGAGACCGCGTACTATGGACTTATGGATGGCTTGCGCATGTATCGCCGTCAGCAGGTCCGCGCCGAGCTTGTGGAAGCCATCGAAAACGGCACTCTCGATGTAGAGATGCTTGATAAAGTAATTTTGAGAAACTGGCCGAAATCTGAAAAGGTGGCGCATAAGGACATCAAAATGCGCACCTTCATCTCCCAGGAGAAAGGCAGGGCTCAGTTGGTATCCCACGTTTACGACATCACTTATGACTTGGTGAAGCCGGTGGATACACTCGTGATGCTGGATGATTCGATTGTTCGAGGAACCACCTTGAAGCAATCTATTCTAAAGATTCTCTCTAGAACGAATCCTAAGAAGATTGTTGTTTGCTCTACAGCGCCTCAAATCCGCTACCCTGACTGTTACGGCATTGATATGTCCGAACTTGGCAAGTTCATTGCCTTCCAGGCTGCAGTGGCTCTCCATGAGCGTGAGGGCAACAATGAGCTCCTTAAGGAAATTTACGAAGCTTGCAAGGAAGAGCTTCGTAAGCCGGCTGAAGAGCGAGTTAATCAAGTGAAGCGCGTTTATGAGTGCTTCACTGACGATCAAATCTCAGCTGAAGTCAGTCGCATGGTCTACCCTGAAGATGTAGACTGGGACGGTGAGGTTCAGATCATCTTCCAGACCATCGATAACCTTCATGCTTCGATCAAAGGGCCATGTGGTGATTGGTATTTCACTGGTGACTTCCCGACTCCTGGTGGAATGGCTACAGTGAACGCTGCCTACATTAACTGGTTCGAGGGTAAATCTGGTCGCAGTTACGATCTTCCGCTGGTGTAG
- the scpB gene encoding SMC-Scp complex subunit ScpB, whose product MELTAILEALLIASEDPLPTHELARLVRARVAEADELIKVENEDAGDSCEHRTLDPSLASLATTSEEQVSEALASLNRFYDANHRAFVIIERAKGWKFYTKPEYADFVRQLFPGQKPQRLSGPAMETLAIIAYRQPITKAAMEAVRGVSCDGMIQKLLDRELVRIGGRADLPGRPLLYETTDLFYEHFGIKSIDDLPNAGELRTVKLPEPKSDEEDQSQPASDKEEATLELDGGTSVDQEGSNA is encoded by the coding sequence ATGGAACTGACAGCCATTCTCGAAGCACTTCTGATTGCATCCGAAGATCCATTACCAACCCACGAACTAGCTAGACTTGTTCGTGCGCGTGTTGCTGAGGCTGACGAATTAATCAAAGTCGAAAATGAAGATGCCGGAGATTCTTGCGAACACCGCACATTAGATCCGTCACTGGCTAGTCTTGCCACCACATCTGAGGAGCAAGTTTCAGAGGCTCTGGCTAGCCTGAATAGATTTTATGATGCCAATCACCGTGCCTTTGTCATCATTGAGCGCGCCAAGGGTTGGAAATTCTATACGAAGCCGGAGTATGCTGATTTTGTACGCCAGCTGTTTCCCGGCCAGAAGCCTCAACGCTTGAGTGGTCCAGCTATGGAGACCCTTGCGATTATTGCTTACCGTCAACCTATCACTAAAGCTGCTATGGAAGCTGTTCGTGGCGTCTCATGTGACGGCATGATTCAGAAACTATTGGATCGTGAATTAGTTCGTATTGGTGGCCGCGCGGACCTTCCTGGACGCCCTTTGCTATACGAGACGACTGATTTATTTTATGAACACTTCGGGATTAAGTCTATCGACGATCTTCCCAACGCTGGAGAACTGAGGACAGTGAAGCTTCCTGAGCCAAAATCTGATGAGGAAGATCAATCTCAGCCTGCATCTGACAAAGAGGAAGCAACGCTTGAACTTGATGGCGGCACATCAGTCGATCAAGAAGGTTCAAATGCCTAG
- the lysA gene encoding diaminopimelate decarboxylase: MHSFHYHNGELHCEDVSLQTIADTYGTPTYVYSANTFRDHYTRLDAALSEVDHAIEYAVKANSNISVLRLLAELGSGFDIVSGGELYRVIKAGGDPAKCTFAGVGKTREEIEYALKQGIYCFNAESEAEVVFIDKVAGELGLVAPVALRVNPNVDAKTHKYISTGKSENKFGIDFEFIRDAYGRAAKLQNIKLRGLQMHIGSQLTSVTPFIEAVEKVAPLAADLKGLYDIEFFSIGGGVGIVYDESLDSGKPEWWANQLEDKRPLTIEQYCAGILPHLKGLGLKILVEPGRYIAGNAGVMLTRCLYEKKGTAKTFKVVDAGMNDLIRPALYEGHHDIAPVREPADDTTETVDVVGPICETGDFFCQNRPLPNFDEGDVIALLSAGAYGYVMASNYNTRGLPAEILVDGSESKVVRPRQTVEDIVAAELV, from the coding sequence ATGCATTCATTCCATTATCATAATGGCGAGCTTCACTGTGAAGACGTGAGCTTGCAGACCATTGCAGACACCTACGGCACTCCGACTTACGTCTATAGTGCCAACACGTTTCGCGATCACTACACCCGACTTGATGCAGCGTTGAGCGAGGTGGATCACGCGATTGAGTACGCAGTTAAAGCTAACTCAAACATCTCAGTGCTGCGTCTACTAGCTGAGCTAGGAAGCGGATTCGATATCGTATCCGGCGGTGAGCTGTATCGAGTCATCAAAGCTGGTGGCGACCCGGCAAAATGCACCTTTGCCGGTGTTGGCAAGACACGCGAAGAGATTGAGTATGCTCTTAAACAAGGTATCTACTGCTTCAATGCTGAGAGCGAGGCTGAGGTCGTATTCATCGATAAAGTTGCTGGTGAACTGGGACTTGTTGCTCCTGTTGCCCTCCGCGTGAATCCAAATGTAGACGCAAAGACTCACAAGTATATCTCTACCGGGAAGTCAGAAAACAAGTTCGGCATTGATTTTGAATTTATCCGTGATGCCTACGGGCGTGCCGCTAAGCTTCAGAATATCAAACTGCGTGGCTTGCAGATGCACATCGGCTCCCAACTCACATCAGTCACACCTTTCATTGAAGCTGTCGAGAAAGTGGCTCCACTTGCTGCTGATCTCAAAGGGCTCTACGATATAGAATTTTTCTCTATCGGTGGCGGCGTAGGGATCGTTTATGATGAGTCCCTCGATTCAGGCAAGCCTGAGTGGTGGGCCAACCAGCTTGAAGACAAGCGCCCGCTGACGATCGAGCAATATTGTGCAGGCATCCTGCCCCACCTCAAGGGACTTGGATTGAAGATCTTGGTGGAACCAGGCCGCTACATTGCAGGTAATGCCGGCGTCATGCTTACGCGCTGTCTCTATGAGAAGAAAGGCACTGCCAAAACGTTCAAGGTGGTTGACGCTGGAATGAATGATCTGATTCGCCCTGCGCTCTATGAAGGTCATCACGATATCGCACCAGTTAGAGAGCCCGCTGATGATACCACCGAGACTGTTGATGTAGTAGGCCCTATTTGTGAAACTGGTGACTTCTTCTGCCAGAATCGCCCGCTACCAAACTTTGATGAAGGTGATGTGATCGCTCTTCTCAGCGCAGGTGCATACGGTTATGTCATGGCTTCCAACTACAATACACGCGGCCTCCCCGCAGAAATTCTAGTGGATGGCAGTGAATCAAAAGTAGTGCGCCCAAGACAAACTGTTGAAGACATCGTCGCTGCAGAGCTAGTCTAA